A DNA window from Actinomycetota bacterium contains the following coding sequences:
- a CDS encoding DinB family protein, whose amino-acid sequence MNGAVLRDAFGHHVWATLRLLDVCLELTADQLATTVPGTYGSILDTARHVVGADAWYLSRMTDDTAFRVDEEQMNLAEIHAVMERNSQAWTRIIEGDIDPDAVEVTPQEDGSEFHTPKGIRIAQALHHGTDHRSQICTAITTLGMEPPDIDVWAYGELYGRTAEIPAQS is encoded by the coding sequence GTGAACGGAGCGGTCCTACGCGACGCGTTCGGCCACCACGTGTGGGCGACGCTCCGATTGCTCGACGTCTGCCTCGAGCTCACTGCCGACCAGCTCGCGACGACGGTTCCGGGAACGTACGGGTCGATCCTCGACACAGCGCGCCACGTGGTCGGAGCAGATGCGTGGTACCTGTCCAGGATGACCGACGATACGGCCTTCCGGGTCGACGAGGAGCAGATGAATCTCGCGGAGATCCACGCCGTCATGGAGCGGAACAGCCAAGCGTGGACCCGCATCATCGAAGGCGACATCGACCCCGATGCGGTCGAGGTCACCCCGCAGGAGGATGGATCCGAGTTCCACACGCCGAAAGGGATCCGGATCGCACAGGCGCTTCACCACGGGACCGATCATCGCAGCCAGATCTGCACGGCGATCACGACGCTCGGGATGGAGCCGCCCGACATCGACGTGTGGGCCTACGGCGAGCTGTACGGTCGGACGGCGGAGATCCCGGCGCAGTCCTGA
- a CDS encoding SDR family oxidoreductase has product MSDGVVVVVGATAGLGKEVARHYADADRDVVITGRDEARVKEVADELGGKTTGVALDLSRPNEIADALRGVGEVHRLVLAGVQRDQNTMRDYDVDAAIRLVTLKLVGYTEVVHVLMDRLRDDSSILIFGGLAKEHPYPGSMTVTTINHGVDGLVRSLTFELAPIRVNAIHPGIVEDSPFWGGKTEALHGHRARTTTGRLVQMQDIVDAAVMMLENPSIVGAELRVDAGWSLPL; this is encoded by the coding sequence ATGAGCGATGGCGTGGTGGTGGTCGTCGGTGCGACGGCCGGTCTGGGCAAGGAGGTGGCTCGCCACTATGCGGATGCCGACCGCGATGTGGTGATCACCGGACGCGACGAGGCGCGCGTGAAAGAGGTCGCCGATGAGCTCGGCGGGAAGACGACGGGGGTCGCACTCGACCTGTCGCGGCCGAACGAGATCGCGGACGCGCTCCGCGGTGTCGGCGAGGTCCACCGGCTCGTGCTCGCCGGCGTCCAGCGCGACCAGAACACGATGCGCGATTACGACGTGGACGCGGCCATCCGACTGGTGACCCTCAAGCTCGTCGGCTACACCGAGGTCGTGCACGTGCTGATGGATCGGCTCCGAGACGACTCGTCCATCCTCATCTTCGGCGGGCTGGCGAAGGAACACCCCTACCCCGGCTCGATGACGGTCACGACGATCAACCATGGCGTCGACGGCCTCGTGCGGTCGCTCACATTCGAGCTCGCGCCGATCCGAGTGAACGCGATCCATCCGGGAATCGTTGAAGACAGCCCGTTCTGGGGTGGGAAGACCGAAGCGCTCCACGGACATCGCGCACGAACGACGACCGGGCGTCTGGTTCAGATGCAGGACATCGTCGACGCGGCCGTCATGATGCTGGAGAACCCCTCGATCGTCGGCGCGGAGCTCAGGGTGGACGCCGGCTGGTCTCTTCCTCTGTAG
- a CDS encoding NAD(P)-dependent oxidoreductase, with the protein MTTVAVLGTGRMGGAMVGTLSRAGFDVVAWNRSSGKVAHVAASAGANVADSPTEAIRDADVVVSSLADDAAVESVFGQTTDALHESQVVLEMSTISPVTTRRVGERVLARGAGYLDAPVSGSVSLVEAGNLTIMVGGDGATLDRGRPVLEALAGKILHVGALGAGATMKLAVNGLVHGLNVALSESLVLAERAGVDRSEAYEVFASGAAAAPFVLYKRAAYERPDDTPVAFSLELVAKDLDLILGLADDVGLPLKQAMINREAVDEAISAGLGERDLSALAVHLRSLS; encoded by the coding sequence ATGACCACCGTCGCCGTTCTGGGCACCGGACGGATGGGCGGCGCCATGGTCGGAACGCTGTCGCGCGCCGGCTTCGACGTCGTGGCGTGGAATCGATCGAGCGGAAAGGTCGCGCACGTGGCAGCGTCTGCCGGCGCGAACGTCGCCGATAGCCCGACCGAAGCGATCCGCGACGCGGATGTCGTCGTCAGCAGCCTCGCGGACGACGCCGCGGTCGAGTCCGTCTTTGGGCAGACGACCGATGCGTTGCATGAGTCGCAGGTCGTGTTGGAGATGAGCACGATCTCCCCCGTCACGACCCGCCGGGTCGGCGAGCGGGTGCTCGCTCGGGGCGCCGGCTACCTCGACGCGCCGGTCTCCGGCAGCGTGTCGCTCGTAGAGGCGGGGAACCTAACGATCATGGTCGGGGGCGACGGGGCAACGCTCGACCGAGGTCGTCCCGTGCTCGAGGCCCTCGCGGGCAAGATCCTGCACGTCGGCGCCCTCGGTGCGGGGGCGACGATGAAGCTCGCGGTCAACGGGCTCGTCCACGGCCTCAACGTCGCTCTCTCGGAGTCGCTGGTCCTCGCCGAACGCGCCGGCGTCGACCGATCGGAGGCGTACGAGGTGTTCGCCTCGGGGGCGGCGGCGGCGCCGTTCGTCCTGTACAAGCGCGCTGCCTACGAACGTCCGGACGACACGCCCGTCGCGTTTAGCCTCGAGCTGGTGGCGAAGGACCTCGATCTGATCCTCGGTCTGGCCGACGACGTGGGCCTGCCGCTGAAGCAGGCCATGATCAACCGCGAAGCCGTCGATGAGGCCATCAGCGCCGGTCTCGGCGAACGCGACCTCAGCGCGCTAGCCGTTCACCTTCGATCGCTCTCGTAA